The Lolium rigidum isolate FL_2022 chromosome 1, APGP_CSIRO_Lrig_0.1, whole genome shotgun sequence region GAGCCTTAAGACTACCAATATAAACCTCCTTGAGACGATCCTGCTTTATAATATTCTATTTTACAACATATTGAATCTGTAGGTACCAATCAAAGAGTTGACTTTGAATACATGTACTAACCGGCAATAATTGGTCGCTACAAATGAGCAGGGAATACTCTTAACTTTGTGAAGCTAACTGGTTTGTTTTGTACTGTTTGGAATTAATTCATTTAACTACCAATAGCTCTTCAGATTTAAACAAATAATTGTTTACAGTAAACCCATTTCTTTTGTTGTTCATCATTAATTAATAGTCCCCTAGATTGAAATAAAGCAGTGTTTTGCGCAAGATAGTCAGAAGACATACCACTTTCCAGCCATCTGGGTCAAGGAAAGAGGTGATTTTCGTGTTCAGCCCCGGTAGTGGCCCTGGCTGCCTTAGAATCTTCCCCCCTAGTTCTTTGGTAACCAGCTCGACAGCCTCAGCACTCTTGTACACATCATCGGTGCCAATAGCAACCTGCGCTTAGGTAACACAATCATCAGGAAATGCCATAACTTCACAAGGACATAGGTGCAGAAATCAACTTGTCAAAACCTGAGCGTATGCACTGCCCGTGCTATATTGTGTGACACCATAGTTGTATGTCAACTCCAGAACAGTGGTCTTATCCTCATCGGCATAGCCCAACATGGCGATAGTGTACTGCACAAATCATAAACATGCTCGGTCTATCAAAATTCAAAGGACAGAAAGCATCGAAACAATAATGGCCATGTCTCTCAGTAGTTCTGATCTAGGAAAATGTGCCTAGTTCCAATTAGGTCCATGTTACCTTATACTgaggcacatccttcttccttagAACCTTCATCCCGAGGGCCTGCATAACATACGAAACATCAGAATATCACACATATGAACTGCGGAATATGCAGAGAAGGTACTTTAGTGTTTCTAAAATTTCAAACAATCTTCCATTTTACAAGGAAATACCTTCTCATAGAACGAGATAGAACGATCAAGATCACCAACACGAAGCATAACTTGACAGAGAGGCTCAGGTGTTGGACCTCTCTGGATAAGCTCGAACATGTAACCATCTGGGTCTTGTGCAAAGGCAATCACAGTGGATCCTCCCTTTACAGGACCAGGTTCACGAGTGATCTTACAATCAGAAGATGATTTAATTTTCTCAGCCAGCTTGTACACCTGCATTGCATCCATGACATCATATAAGCACGAGTCTACAAAATGAACGGTGAGAAGTTGCACACAAACAACACATACATCCTCAGTTGCGATGGCAAAATGTCCAAAGCCCTCTCCAATGTCATACTTGTCAACACCATAATCTATTAAACAAGCAAAAACATATTAGGACTGTAGGAAGCATAAAGAATGGCACTATTATAGTTCAACAAAAGAAATTGCCAGTTCAGATGCAGGGAGAAGAATAATGCCCCGTCAGTTTTCTTACTGAGGCTGACAGACATGTTATGTCACCAAAACATTAAttagaatatcaaatatgctgcacaagaaaaaaaaaagcgagTGGGCCAGTGAACGTACTGTAAGTAAGCTCAAGTGCAAAATTAGTGTCCTCAGGTCCAAACCCAAGGAACGCATTGGTGTACTTCTCTTCAGGAACATCTCTCTTCCTCAACAGCTTCATGCCAAAGCATTCTGTGTAACACCTACGATAATTAAATCAATCACATCAGCACAAACATACTAGCAACGATATTGTCAATATCACCATTTAACAGAAGTATAGCTAGGCACATACTTAATGGTCTTGTCCAGATCTCCCACACGGTAAACAGCATGCAGCATCCTCTTCTTGTCCTGCTTAGGCCACTCCAGCACGGCCTCGGCGGACTTCCCAGCTTCGCTACCGGTCGCCATCCCTGTTAACAGAGTTATACATTTTGATGGTTAGAAGAAAGAGGTAAACATACTGCTAATcatgagaaaaaaaacaatgaacAAACAAAGCATGAAAACCTGGAGCCCCCAACACGAAAGTAAGGCATTCACGCCGTCAGAATTATGGTAAAATATCAGAATGCTTCCAAAGCATAACAGAGCATGTCTCTATCGACGACCTACCATACAAATTACAATCGTTTCGAGAACAAAATAATGTCAAAACAGTCACTCATCGGAAACATTACTTCGCAGCTACAAAATAAATCAGCGCTTTCCCAACGGAGTTCAAGATCTGAAAGCATCACATCTTCTTGCCCCCTGATATAGATTCCTACAAAGTGTACGGAATCTTTCTCTCTACGTACGCAGCAAGGGTCTCTGCTAAATCAAACTAAAAGAAAAATACCTCCAGCAAACTACATACACATAGTTGGACTTGGGGTTGGCTCCCGAAAGGCTGTACTGGGGAGTTCTGCATGATTTCTACCGTATTTGCCAAAATCCTGCCCAGCCGCAGTGCTTGAAACAGATCAAATTACACAGATCTGGTCTAGACCGGCGCGTAATCGGAAGCAAGCGGAG contains the following coding sequences:
- the LOC124688940 gene encoding lactoylglutathione lyase, producing the protein MATGSEAGKSAEAVLEWPKQDKKRMLHAVYRVGDLDKTIKCYTECFGMKLLRKRDVPEEKYTNAFLGFGPEDTNFALELTYNYGVDKYDIGEGFGHFAIATEDVYKLAEKIKSSSDCKITREPGPVKGGSTVIAFAQDPDGYMFELIQRGPTPEPLCQVMLRVGDLDRSISFYEKALGMKVLRKKDVPQYKYTIAMLGYADEDKTTVLELTYNYGVTQYSTGSAYAQVAIGTDDVYKSAEAVELVTKELGGKILRQPGPLPGLNTKITSFLDPDGWKVVLVDHADFLKELH